TGAGTAGGCTCATAGAGGAGGTTAAGAAGAAGTACGGGTTGATAGACGTGATAGCGGAGCATAGGGTCGGCGACGTACCGGTCGGAGGCGACGTCATGTACGTGCTGGTCGCCTCGAAGCACCGTAAGGAGGCTTTCGAAGCGTTGGCTGAACTCGTCGACAGGATAAAGCACGAGACCCCTATATGGAAGA
The Candidatus Bathyarchaeota archaeon DNA segment above includes these coding regions:
- a CDS encoding molybdenum cofactor biosynthesis protein MoaE, producing the protein MRAKVDKRLDELSSLVDCLKESSDEIGAIAIFIGVVRGVSDGERVLRLEFEAHEALAPKVLSRLIEEVKKKYGLIDVIAEHRVGDVPVGGDVMYVLVASKHRKEAFEALAELVDRIKHETPIWK